One region of Colius striatus isolate bColStr4 chromosome 4, bColStr4.1.hap1, whole genome shotgun sequence genomic DNA includes:
- the WASHC5 gene encoding WASH complex subunit 5 isoform X1, producing the protein MVDFLAENNLCGQAILRIVSCGNAIIAELLRLSEFIPGVFRLKDKADQHKYGDIIFDFSYFKGPETCEGKLEARPELLDLDEEFRENNIEILTRFYLAFQSVHKYIVDLNRYLDDLNEGIYIQQTLETVLLNEDGKQLLCEALYLYGVMLLVIDQKIEGEVRERMLVSYYRYSAARSSADSNLDDICKLLRSTGYSSQPGAKRPANYPESYFRRVPISETFISMVIGRLRSDDIYNQVSAYPLPEHRSTALATQAAMLYVILYFDPSILHTQQAKMREIVDKYFPDNWVISIYMGITVNLAEAWEPYKAAKTALNYTLDLSNVKEQASRYAVVTERVHTQVQQFLKEGCLREELVLDNIPKLLNCLRDCNVAIRWLMLHTADTACDPNNKRLRQIKDQILTDSRYNPRILFQLLLDTAQFEFILKEMFKQMLSEKQTKWENYKKEGSERMTELADVFSGVKPLTRVEKNENLQAWFREISKQIMSLNYDDSTAAGRKTVQLIQALEEVQEFHQLETNLQVCQFLADTRKFLHQMIRTINIKEEVLITMQIVGDLSYAWQLIDSFTSIMQESIRVSPSMVTKLRATFLKLASALDLPLLRINQANSPDLLSVSQYYSGELVSYVRKVLQIIPESMFTSLLKIIKLQTHDIIEVPTRLDKDKLRDYAQLGPRYEVAKLTHAISIFTEGILMMKTTLVGIIKVDPKQLLEDGIRKELVKRVALALHRGLIFNPRAKPSELMPKLKDMAATMDGFHRSFEYIQDYVNIYGLKIWQEEVSRIINYNVEQECNNFLRTKIQDWQSIYQSTHIPIPKFTPVDESVTFIGRLCREILRITDPKITCYIDQMNTWYDTKTHQEVTNSRLFSEIQDTLGTFGLNGLDRLLCFMIVKELQNFLSMFQKNILRDRTVQDTLKALMNAVSPLKGIIANSNKVYSAAIAKTQKIWTAYLDSIIKVGQMQILRRQITNELNYSCRFDSKHLAAALENLNKAILADIEAHYQNPSLPYPKEDNTLLYEITAYLEAAGIHNPLNKIYITTKRLPYFPTVNFLFLISQLPKLQYSRNLGVVCKRPADQIDWLPLVLGLLTLLKQFHSRYTEQFLALIGQFIRSTMEQCTSQKIPEMPADVVGALMFLEDYIRYTKLPRKVVEAHVPSFLFDEFRTVL; encoded by the exons ATATTTAGATGACCTCAATGAAGGAATTTACATTCAGCAAACATTAGAAACTGTCCTCCTTAATGAAGATGGAAAACAGCTTCTA TGTGAAGCACTCTATTTGTATGGAGTCATGCTACTGGTCATTGACCAGAAGATTGAAGGAGAAGTCAGAGAAAGAATGTTGGTTTCCTACTACAGATACAG TGCAGCCCGATCCTCTGCTGATTCCAATTTGGATGACATTTGTAAGTTGCTTCGGAGCACTGGATACTCGAGCCAGCCTGGAGCTAAAAGACCTGCAAACTACCCCGAGAGTTACTTCAGGAGGGTACCCATAAGTGAAACATTCATTAGCATGGTGATTGGCCGCTTACGGTCAGACGACATTTATAACCAG GTTTCAGCATATCCATTACCAGAACACCGCAGCACTGCCCTGGCTACTCAGGCTGCTATGCTCTACGTGATACTGTATTTTGATCCTTCTATTCTTCACACTCAACAAGCAAAAATGAGAGAGATAGTGGATAAATACTTTCCAGATAACTGG GTTATTAGCATTTACATGGGAATCACCGTAAATCTAGCAGAAGCATGGGAACCCTACAAAGCTGCTAAAACTGCCCTCAACTACACTCTGGATCTTTCAAATGTCAAAGAGCAG GCAAGCAGATATGCTGTGGTCACCGAGCGAGTGCACACTCAGGTGCAGCAATTTCTCAAGGAGGGCTGTCTGAGGGAAGAGCTGGTGCTGGACAATATCCCCAAGTTGCTGAATTGCTTGAGAGACTGCAACGTAGCGATCCGCTGGCTCATGCTTCACACTGCCGACACGG cTTGTGATCCAAATAACAAACGTCTCCGCCAGATAAAGGATCAAATTCTGACAGACTCAAGGTACAACCCCAGGAtccttttccagcttctcctggATACAGCTCAATTTGAATTCATCTTGAAAGAg ATGTTCAAGCAAATGctgtcagaaaaacaaacaaaatgggaAAACTATAAAAAAGAGGGCTCTGAAAGGATGACTGAGCTTGCTGACGTCTTCTCAGGAGTTAAACCTCTTACTAGAGTGGAGAAAAACG AAAATCTCCAGGCTTGGTTCAGAGAAATCTCCAAGCAAATAATGTCTTTAAATTACGATGATTccactgcagcaggcagaaaaaCTGTGCAACTCATACAGGCACTGGAGGAG GTCCAAGAGTTTCACCAGCTGGAAACTAACCTGCAAGTTTGCCAGTTTCTGGCTGACACCCGCAAATTTCTCCATCAGATGATCCGAACTATCAACATTAAAGAAGAAGTCTTGATCACCATGCAGATAGTTGGTGATCTTTCTTATGCTTGGCAGTTGATTGACAG CTTTACATCTATTATGCAGGAAAGCATAAGAGTCAGTCCATCTATGGTAACTAAACTCAGAGCCACTTTCCTAAAG CTTGCTTCTGCACTTGACTTGCCACTCCTGCGCATCAATCAAGCCAACAGTCCCGACCTCCTCAGCGTATCACAGTACTATTCTGGCGAGCTGGTCTCCTACGTAAGAAAG GTTCTACAGATAATTCCAGAAAGCATGTTTACATCTCTTCTCAAGATTATAAAGCTTCAGACTCATGATATTATTGAAGTACCTACCCGCCTTGATAAGGACAAGCTACGAGACTATGCTCAGCTTGGGCCACGATACGAG GTTGCCAAGCTAACCCACGCAATTTCCATCTTCACTGAAGGTATCCTCATGATGAAGACTACCTTAGTTGGTATCATCAAG GTGGACCCAAAACAGTTACTAGAGGATGGAATAAGGAAGGAGCTAGTAAAACGGGTAGCTTTGGCACTTCACAGGGGACTCATCTTTAATCCTAGAGCCAAG CCAAGCGAACTGATGCCCAAACTGAAGGACATGGCAGCTACAATGGATGGCTTCCATCGATCATTTGAGTATATCCAGGATTATGTCAACATTTATGGCTTAAAAATTTGGCAAGAGGAAGTGTCTCGTATTATCAACTACAACGTGGAACAGGAGTGTAATAACTTCTTAAGAACAAAG ATTCAAGACTGGCAAAGCATATACCAGTCTACTCATATTCCTATCCCCAAATTCACACCTGTGGATGAATCAGTAACATTTATTGGTCGTCTTTGTAGAGAAATCCTGAGGATCACAGACCCAAA AATCACATGTTACATTGACCAAATGAACACCTGGTATGATACCAAAACTCATCAGGAAGTAACCAATAGTCGTCTCTTCTCAGAGATCCAAGATACATTGGGTACCTTTGGGCTGAATGGTTTAGACAGGCTGCTGTGTTTCATGATTGTAAAGGAGCTGCAG AATTTCCTCAGTATGTTTCAGAAGAACATACTGCGTGACCGGACAGTACAGGATACATTAAAAGCACTTATGAACGCTGTCAGTCCTCTCAAAGGAATTATAG CAAATTCAAACAAGGTTTACTCCGCAGCAATTGCAAAAACTCAGAAGATCTGGACGGCATATTTAGACTCCATAATAAAG GTTGGTCAGATGCAGATCTTAAGGCGACAGATCACCAATGAATTAAATTATTCCTGTAGGTTTGACTCCAAGCAtctggctgctgctttggaAAATCTGAATAA agcaaTACTGGCTGACATCGAAGCACATTATCAGAACCCATCACTACCTTATCCTAAAGAAGACAACACTCTCTTGTATGAAATCACAGCTTATCTGGAAGCAGCTGGCATTCACAATCCACTAAACAAG ATCTACATAACCACCAAACGTCTGCCGTATTTTCCCACTGTCAACTTCCTGTTTCTCATTTCCCAGTTGCCAAAACTTCAGTACAGCAGAAATTTAG GAGTGGTGTGCAAAAGGCCAGCTGATCAAATAGACTGGCTTCCTTTAGTTCTGGGACTCCTTACCCTGTTGAAGCAGTTTCACTCCAGATACACGGAACAGTTCCTGGCTCTGATCGGTCAGTTTATTCGTTCCACGATGGAACAGTGCACAAG CCAGAAGATACCAGAAATGCCTGCTGATGTAGTGGGTGCCCTCATGTTCCTGGAAGATTACATTCGCTACACCAAGTTACCAAGAAAG GTGGTCGAGGCGCACGTGCCGAGCTTCCTTTTCGATGAATTCAGGACTGTGCTCTGA